From Coccinella septempunctata chromosome 4, icCocSept1.1, whole genome shotgun sequence, a single genomic window includes:
- the LOC123311654 gene encoding cell division control protein 2 homolog 3-like — MFQMGEILGEGSFGRFYRGRRHGQAVAVKRTMLTHHAIHEVDMLRLLEHPNILSLHEAIVETDYLFMVMPLCDEDLNAFLRREGPRSQPSRLFRVMRQLAAALTECHRQRIVHRDIKPANILRRRCRFLLADFGLAAQPLLTEPAGAIVYWAPEQRRLEPYDTSVDLWALGLVAVEVASRAHCTGTPIFFCSSCGLLGILTRNCPCHSHHRQREAAVQCDIPSASTQSEPPRKFRMPTSRELALRACPRCRELRVAKANSRGKSRESEARY, encoded by the coding sequence ATGTTTCAGATGGGGGAGATCCTAGGAGAAGGCAGCTTTGGGCGTTTCTATAGAGGCCGACGACACGGCCAAGCCGTGGCTGTGAAAAGGACAATGTTGACTCACCACGCTATCCATGAAGTAGACATGCTCAGACTACTGGAACACCCGAACATACTATCTCTGCACGAGGCCATCGTTGAGACGGATTACCTTTTCATGGTTATGCCTCTCTGCGATGAGGATCTCAACGCATTCCTGCGTCGAGAGGGACCGAGAAGCCAGCCGTCTCGGTTGTTCCGGGTGATGAGGCAACTGGCAGCAGCCTTGACGGAGTGTCACCGTCAGCGGATAGTTCATCGAGACATCAAGCCGGCCAACATATTACGCCGCCGGTGCCGATTCCTGCTGGCAGATTTTGGGTTGGCCGCCCAACCCCTGCTCACCGAGCCAGCAGGAGCCATTGTATACTGGGCACCGGAACAACGAAGACTGGAACCGTATGACACATCCGTCGACCTGTGGGCGTTGGGGTTGGTGGCCGTAGAGGTGGCAAGTCGAGCCCACTGCACCGGTACACCGATTTTCTTCTGCAGCAGTTGCGGCCTGCTAGGTATACTGACTAGAAATTGTCCTTGTCATTCTCATCACCGTCAAAGAGAGGCTGCCGTCCAGTGTGATATCCCCAGCGCATCCACCCAATCTGAACCACCCCGAAAGTTCCGCATGCCAACCAGTAGGGAAttagccctccgtgcctgtccaagatgTCGAGAACTCCGTGTAGCCAAGGCCAATAGCAGGGGGAAATCTCGTGAATCTGAAGCCCGTTATTAA